The Streptomyces sp. NBC_01275 genome has a segment encoding these proteins:
- a CDS encoding aldolase, whose protein sequence is MTDVLSDHVTRIVAARVNDPGAVAAAAARRVQASSLLGEHGKAMIVAADHPARGANGVGGDPTAMADRFALLDRLCLALERPGVTGVLATADILEDLLLLGVLDGKSVFGSMNRAGLAGSVFEIDDRFTGYDAETIAAMGFDGGKMLTRIALDDPATPSVLENTARAVDALNDRRLIAMVEPFLSSWVDGRIRNDLSPDAVAKSITIASGLGRRTAYTWLKLPVVADMERVLASSTLPALLLGGEVTDPQAAFSSWGKALKCPTAQGLVVGRSLLYPSDGDVAGAVDRAVSLL, encoded by the coding sequence ATGACCGACGTGCTCTCCGACCATGTGACCCGGATCGTGGCCGCCCGGGTCAACGATCCCGGCGCCGTAGCGGCCGCGGCCGCCCGCCGGGTGCAGGCCTCCTCGCTGCTCGGCGAGCACGGCAAGGCGATGATCGTCGCGGCGGACCATCCGGCGCGCGGCGCCAACGGCGTAGGCGGCGACCCCACCGCCATGGCCGACCGCTTCGCCCTGCTGGACCGCCTCTGCCTCGCCCTGGAGCGGCCCGGCGTGACGGGTGTGCTGGCCACCGCCGACATCCTGGAGGACCTGCTGCTGCTCGGGGTCCTGGACGGCAAGAGCGTCTTCGGCTCCATGAACCGCGCCGGGCTGGCGGGTTCCGTCTTCGAGATCGACGACCGCTTCACCGGCTACGACGCCGAGACGATCGCCGCGATGGGCTTCGACGGCGGCAAGATGCTCACCCGCATCGCCCTCGACGACCCGGCGACGCCGTCCGTGCTGGAGAACACCGCCCGCGCGGTCGACGCCCTCAACGACCGTCGCCTCATCGCCATGGTCGAGCCGTTCCTGTCCTCCTGGGTCGACGGGAGGATCCGCAACGACCTCTCCCCCGACGCCGTCGCCAAGTCGATCACCATCGCCTCGGGGCTCGGCCGCCGCACCGCCTACACCTGGCTGAAGCTGCCGGTCGTCGCCGACATGGAGCGCGTCCTCGCCTCCTCGACGCTGCCCGCGCTGCTGCTCGGCGGCGAGGTCACCGACCCCCAGGCCGCCTTCTCGTCCTGGGGCAAGGCCCTCAAGTGCCCCACCGCACAGGGCCTGGTGGTCGGCCGTTCGCTCCTCTACCCCTCGGACGGCGACGTCGCCGGCGCGGTGGACCGGGCGGTGAGCCTGCTGTGA
- the iolD gene encoding 3D-(3,5/4)-trihydroxycyclohexane-1,2-dione acylhydrolase (decyclizing) — MTTTIRLTTAQALVRFLANQYSERDGQEQRLIPGVWGIFGHGNVAGIGQALLQAATTGEADLPYYLARNEQGMVHASVAYAKMRDRLAAFACTASTGPGSTNMITGAALATTNRLPVLLLPSDMFATRAADPVLQQLEDGRGGDVTVNDAFRAVSKYFDRVSRPEQLVPAALAAMRVLTDPVETGAVTLALPQDVQAEAYDWPAAFFRRRVWHVGRPMPEPAAVERAARLLRGARRPLIVVGGGAVYSGAETVLRAFAEGTGIPVADTHAGKGAVPWDHPYAVGGLGSTGSYAANELAREADVVLGVGTRYSDFTTASHTVFGDPDVAFVNLNVARLDAVKHSAEPLVADARLGIQALAGALSDWEVDQEYRDRTRRLIARTREIEETCFAPERNTGELPAQTQILGALNEVLGDRDVVINAAGSMPGDLQQLWRARDPKAYHVEYAYSCMGYEVAAGVGAKMADPSREVVVLVGDGSYLMMAQEIVTMVSEGLKVIVVLVQNHGFASIGALSEALGSQRFGTKYRFRDGDSGQLDGDVLPVDLAANASSLGADVLHATSVDEFRTAMEKAKASHRTTVVHVETDLYGPNPPGHGWWDVPVAQTSALDSTRAAYETYASHKLDQRHYL, encoded by the coding sequence GTGACGACCACGATCCGACTCACCACGGCTCAGGCCCTCGTGCGCTTCCTGGCGAACCAGTACAGCGAGCGCGACGGCCAGGAGCAGCGGCTGATCCCTGGTGTCTGGGGGATCTTCGGGCACGGCAACGTGGCCGGGATCGGGCAGGCGCTGCTTCAGGCGGCGACCACCGGCGAGGCCGATCTGCCGTACTACTTGGCGCGTAACGAGCAGGGCATGGTGCATGCGTCGGTGGCGTACGCGAAGATGCGCGACCGGCTGGCGGCCTTCGCCTGCACGGCGTCCACCGGTCCCGGTTCGACGAACATGATCACGGGTGCGGCGCTGGCGACGACCAACCGACTGCCGGTGCTGTTGCTGCCGTCCGACATGTTCGCGACCCGGGCCGCCGATCCGGTGCTTCAGCAGCTGGAGGACGGCCGGGGCGGGGACGTCACGGTCAACGACGCCTTCCGGGCGGTGTCGAAGTACTTCGACCGCGTCTCGCGTCCCGAGCAGCTGGTCCCGGCCGCGCTGGCGGCGATGCGGGTGCTGACCGATCCGGTGGAGACCGGTGCGGTCACGCTCGCGCTGCCGCAGGACGTGCAGGCGGAGGCGTACGACTGGCCGGCGGCGTTCTTCCGGCGGCGGGTGTGGCACGTGGGCCGGCCGATGCCGGAGCCGGCCGCGGTCGAGCGGGCCGCCCGGCTGCTGCGGGGCGCGCGCAGGCCGCTGATCGTGGTGGGCGGCGGGGCCGTCTACTCCGGTGCGGAGACCGTGCTGCGGGCGTTCGCCGAAGGCACCGGGATCCCGGTCGCCGACACGCACGCAGGCAAGGGCGCGGTGCCCTGGGACCACCCGTACGCGGTCGGGGGCCTCGGCTCGACCGGCTCGTACGCGGCCAACGAGCTGGCCCGCGAGGCCGACGTCGTGCTCGGCGTCGGCACCCGGTACTCGGACTTCACCACCGCCAGCCACACCGTGTTCGGCGACCCGGACGTCGCCTTCGTCAACCTCAACGTGGCCCGCCTGGACGCGGTGAAGCACTCGGCGGAGCCGCTGGTCGCCGACGCCCGCCTCGGTATCCAGGCCCTCGCCGGCGCACTCAGCGACTGGGAGGTGGACCAGGAGTACCGGGACAGGACACGCCGACTCATCGCCCGTACAAGGGAGATCGAGGAGACCTGCTTCGCACCGGAGCGGAACACCGGCGAACTCCCCGCCCAGACGCAGATCCTGGGCGCGCTCAACGAGGTGCTGGGCGACCGCGACGTGGTCATCAACGCGGCGGGCTCCATGCCCGGCGACCTGCAGCAGCTGTGGCGGGCCCGGGATCCGAAGGCCTACCACGTCGAGTACGCGTACTCCTGCATGGGGTACGAGGTCGCCGCCGGCGTCGGCGCGAAGATGGCCGATCCGTCGCGGGAGGTCGTCGTACTCGTCGGCGACGGCTCGTATCTGATGATGGCCCAGGAGATCGTGACCATGGTCTCCGAGGGTCTGAAGGTCATCGTCGTCCTGGTCCAGAACCACGGCTTCGCCTCCATCGGGGCGCTGTCGGAGGCGCTCGGCTCGCAGCGGTTCGGCACCAAGTACCGCTTCCGCGACGGCGATTCGGGCCAGCTCGACGGCGACGTACTCCCCGTCGACCTGGCCGCCAACGCTTCCTCGCTCGGTGCGGACGTCCTGCACGCCACCTCCGTCGACGAGTTCCGTACCGCGATGGAGAAGGCGAAGGCCTCCCACCGCACGACGGTCGTGCACGTCGAGACCGACCTGTACGGGCCCAACCCGCCCGGGCACGGCTGGTGGGACGTGCCCGTCGCCCAGACGTCCGCCCTGGACTCCACCCGCGCCGCGTACGAGACGTACGCCTCCCACAAGCTCGACCAGCGCCACTACCTGTAA